Proteins from a genomic interval of Erwinia sp. SLM-02:
- a CDS encoding transporter produces MTQRLPLVRQKPDFSDDVSGLIYGYQFFNGREPQSLTVQQSCEAWNNQSSAEESFLWLHVNLNHAAAARWLQTHFSVDEEFFDEIQHGSHSTRIERQNDALMAVLNDVIFDARASGEESATLWIWCRAGLVVSARFKPVRLVERLQQKLVAMDLRSPTELLAQLLAEQEDVLGLIVRQSNQYVDQIEERLLGQHIKSNRAELGRLRRTLLRFQRLLAPEPAALFRLINRPPGWLNPSVVQDLRQFTEEFTVVLNDLNGLTERIRLLQEEVAAQQLEQSNRTLFTLTLITVLALPINLVAGFFGMNVGGIPLSANPHGFLLLVMLVMVFTCAAAWLVMRRRDPR; encoded by the coding sequence ATGACCCAACGCCTGCCGCTGGTGCGGCAAAAACCCGACTTTAGTGACGATGTCTCCGGCCTGATTTACGGCTATCAGTTTTTTAACGGCCGCGAGCCTCAAAGCCTGACCGTGCAGCAGTCCTGCGAGGCATGGAACAACCAGAGCAGCGCGGAAGAGAGCTTCCTCTGGCTGCACGTAAATCTTAACCACGCGGCCGCGGCCCGCTGGCTGCAGACGCATTTTTCCGTGGATGAAGAATTTTTTGACGAGATCCAGCACGGTTCGCACAGTACCCGCATTGAGCGGCAAAACGATGCGCTGATGGCGGTACTGAACGACGTCATTTTTGACGCGCGAGCGAGCGGTGAGGAGAGCGCCACGCTGTGGATCTGGTGCCGGGCCGGGCTGGTCGTCAGCGCCCGGTTCAAGCCGGTCAGGCTGGTAGAACGCCTGCAGCAAAAGCTCGTCGCCATGGACTTACGATCGCCAACCGAACTGCTGGCGCAGCTGCTGGCAGAGCAGGAAGACGTGCTCGGCCTAATCGTGCGGCAGTCAAACCAGTACGTCGATCAGATTGAAGAACGGCTGCTCGGCCAGCATATCAAAAGCAACCGTGCGGAACTGGGCAGGCTGCGGCGCACGCTGTTGCGCTTTCAGCGCCTGCTGGCCCCGGAACCGGCGGCGCTGTTTCGCCTGATAAACCGGCCGCCGGGATGGCTTAATCCCAGCGTGGTGCAGGATCTGCGGCAGTTCACCGAAGAGTTTACCGTGGTGCTGAACGACCTGAATGGTCTGACGGAACGCATTCGCCTGCTGCAGGAGGAAGTGGCCGCGCAGCAGCTTGAGCAGAGTAACCGCACGCTGTTTACCCTGACGCTGATCACCGTACTGGCGCTGCCGATTAATCTGGTCGCCGGTTTCTTCGGCATGAACGTGGGGGGGATCCCGCTGTCGGCCAACCCACACGGCTTTTTGCTGCTGGTGATGCTGGTGATGGTCTTTACCTGTGCGGCGGCCTGGCTGGTCATGCGGCGGCGGGATCCACGATAA
- a CDS encoding L,D-transpeptidase family protein → MKKSIRAFVTLFLAAAAFSHSALAVVYPLPAANSRLTGQNLEITIPEDSKLPLEAFAAQYQMGLSNLMEANPGVDVYLPKAGSKLIIPQQLILPDAPREGIVINSAEMRLYYYPKGTKTVVVLPIGIGELGKDTPVNWTTSVQRKKDGPTWTPTKKMHEEYAARGESLPAVFPAGPDNPMGLYALYIGRLYAIHGTNANFGIGLRVSHGCVRLRADDIKWLFDNVPVGTRVQFIDQPIKATVEPDGSRYVEIHNPLSQTEEQFQSREPVPLTLTAAVTKVVSDASVDTTSLEDALKVRSGMPVKVNGVADGTAPIAVPEQEGALPKEEPMTPVTPQGASVVDSVTGDATAAAAQQPVEQPAAEQSAPVAADAPAESSAQTIQGLSQPGPIYSTPKS, encoded by the coding sequence ATGAAAAAAAGCATCCGTGCATTTGTCACCCTGTTTCTGGCCGCAGCGGCGTTCAGCCACTCAGCCTTAGCCGTGGTTTATCCGCTTCCGGCCGCTAACAGCCGCCTGACCGGACAGAATCTGGAAATCACTATTCCTGAAGACAGCAAGCTTCCGCTTGAAGCCTTTGCTGCGCAGTACCAGATGGGTCTGAGCAACCTGATGGAAGCCAATCCGGGCGTTGACGTTTACCTGCCGAAAGCCGGTAGCAAACTGATCATTCCCCAGCAGCTGATCCTGCCCGACGCCCCGCGCGAAGGTATTGTGATCAACAGCGCGGAAATGCGTCTGTACTACTACCCGAAAGGCACCAAAACCGTGGTCGTCCTGCCTATCGGTATCGGCGAGCTGGGTAAAGATACGCCGGTTAACTGGACCACTTCCGTTCAGCGTAAAAAAGACGGCCCGACCTGGACTCCGACCAAGAAAATGCACGAAGAGTACGCCGCACGCGGTGAGTCTCTGCCTGCCGTTTTCCCGGCTGGCCCGGATAACCCGATGGGTCTTTACGCCCTGTATATCGGCCGTCTATATGCCATTCACGGCACCAATGCTAACTTTGGTATCGGCCTGCGCGTAAGCCACGGCTGCGTGCGTCTGCGCGCTGACGATATTAAATGGCTGTTCGACAACGTGCCGGTCGGCACGCGCGTGCAGTTTATCGATCAGCCCATTAAGGCCACCGTCGAGCCGGACGGTTCTCGCTATGTCGAGATCCACAACCCGCTGTCGCAGACCGAAGAGCAGTTCCAGTCTCGTGAGCCGGTTCCACTGACCCTGACTGCCGCCGTGACGAAAGTGGTGAGCGACGCCAGCGTCGATACCACCAGTCTTGAAGACGCGCTAAAAGTGCGTTCCGGCATGCCGGTCAAGGTGAACGGTGTCGCTGACGGTACCGCGCCGATCGCCGTTCCGGAGCAGGAAGGTGCGCTGCCTAAAGAAGAACCGATGACGCCAGTGACCCCGCAGGGCGCCAGCGTGGTGGACTCCGTGACCGGTGATGCGACCGCCGCCGCTGCACAGCAGCCGGTTGAGCAGCCGGCAGCCGAGCAGTCTGCTCCGGTAGCGGCCGATGCGCCTGCTGAAAGCAGCGCACAGACCATTCAGGGTCTGAGCCAGCCGGGTCCCATCTACAGCACGCCGAAGTCCTGA
- a CDS encoding glycosyltransferase, with translation MSLSKLLQAARVSAESVTTTALPEGHPGWVLFFSLCHGNKRAHVHIASGNSFEQAWSEGAEALQKWNKKQSRKPLWLRVDVVDQVRAVTWEDLQREFGKTKRNYFGCGLSLDSQFTLAMLPQELCANAVLYEGNKNLATPNVINLASYGRQRFGQPLQWPQRDDETLWCFTTSGVFTDGTGAWPLENRGLNAGYRRIDNWPGEALPQVIDSATSFLAEQVKSSGEFYYGWFPCFDRPIDSYNALRHASSTYALLEGWEKSQQPQQIEAVERSLRYLTGKLIHTRKLPDGSDADFLVDTGNEIKLGGNAVCILAMAKYTELTGDRRYVDQMERLANGIGFMQTNKKSFVHVLNYPSLSVKAEHRIIYYDGEAAFALMRLYGITRNPRWLEIVERAFDYFIENKHWQAHDHWLSYCVNELTLYRPEERYFRFGLDNVRDYLNFVLTRITTFPTLLELMMAAQKMIVRMAADERHAHLLFDFDLNKFYEALEFRARYLLNGFFWPELAMFFKNPERIVGSFFIRHHSFRVRIDDVEHYLSGYVAYHNYLRQPAHEQAAAVKASVAAKAQAARGGPRKSGEPRVLFLCENLRNVGNGIEVATMRRARLFKEHLGVVPTILISSFNPALEDTADAFRASGKLPPETQVMSIYQWLSPLCDSKKLAPLAAIPQGVLLRSTGAKDAPLRVLQYALPGREGELSFEDYVDSRQRIVLRKHYTQRQQSSVLSSIEVGQPNGEKISWRSDAAFVAAMAIMCLDPRTEWHFLVDKNRPWSEFIRHAPHLHCNGTLTTLFHSTHLLADGRLKAGYARVLDSEKSIDQLIVLTDGQQQALLNDGFPAQRLRTIPNHIDNPQAAKKLTKKASKNVVYMARYSEEKRHGLLLRVFEKVLEAVPDAQLHTWGVGPLRAGLIKQVQDKGLTQNIHINGFSADVEEIHRQACCAVLCSDQEGFSLFGLEALAYSTPLVSFNVDYGPRDLLGNFKAGVLVEDGNEQALADTLIDLLEHPGKLRTMRGAAARSAARFFTPVVAEKWQQWWNDMRQLAADREQQVQPASQERVTTG, from the coding sequence ATGTCATTAAGCAAACTCTTGCAGGCAGCCCGTGTTTCTGCCGAAAGTGTGACGACAACAGCACTGCCGGAAGGTCACCCCGGCTGGGTACTCTTTTTCAGTCTCTGTCACGGTAATAAACGTGCACATGTCCATATCGCCAGCGGCAACAGTTTTGAACAGGCCTGGAGTGAAGGTGCGGAAGCGCTGCAAAAATGGAATAAAAAACAAAGCCGCAAGCCGCTCTGGCTGCGGGTTGACGTGGTAGATCAGGTCCGTGCGGTAACCTGGGAAGATTTACAGCGTGAATTCGGCAAGACCAAACGTAACTACTTTGGCTGTGGGCTGTCGCTGGACAGCCAGTTCACGCTCGCCATGCTGCCTCAGGAACTGTGCGCCAATGCCGTGTTATATGAAGGCAATAAAAACCTGGCGACCCCGAACGTGATTAACCTGGCGAGCTACGGCCGCCAGCGTTTCGGCCAGCCGCTGCAGTGGCCGCAGCGTGACGATGAAACCCTCTGGTGCTTTACCACCAGCGGCGTGTTTACCGACGGCACCGGAGCCTGGCCGCTGGAAAATCGCGGGCTGAACGCGGGCTATCGCCGCATCGACAACTGGCCCGGCGAGGCGCTTCCGCAGGTGATTGACAGCGCCACCAGCTTCCTGGCCGAACAGGTGAAATCTTCCGGTGAGTTTTACTACGGCTGGTTCCCCTGCTTTGACCGCCCTATCGACTCCTACAACGCCCTGCGCCACGCCAGCTCCACCTATGCCCTGCTGGAAGGCTGGGAGAAAAGCCAGCAGCCGCAGCAGATAGAAGCGGTTGAGCGCTCACTGCGCTACCTCACCGGCAAGCTGATCCACACGCGCAAACTGCCGGACGGCAGCGATGCCGACTTCCTCGTCGATACCGGCAATGAAATCAAACTGGGCGGCAACGCCGTCTGTATCCTGGCAATGGCGAAATACACCGAACTGACCGGCGATCGTCGTTATGTTGACCAGATGGAGAGGCTGGCTAACGGCATCGGCTTTATGCAGACCAATAAGAAGTCGTTTGTACACGTGCTGAATTACCCCAGCCTGTCCGTGAAGGCGGAACACCGCATCATTTATTACGATGGCGAAGCGGCCTTTGCGCTGATGCGGCTGTACGGCATTACGCGCAATCCGCGCTGGCTGGAAATCGTCGAGCGCGCGTTTGACTACTTTATTGAAAATAAGCACTGGCAGGCGCACGACCACTGGTTGAGCTACTGCGTTAACGAACTGACGCTTTACCGCCCGGAAGAGCGCTATTTCAGGTTCGGACTGGATAACGTTCGCGACTATCTTAATTTTGTGCTGACCCGCATCACCACCTTCCCGACGCTGCTGGAGCTAATGATGGCGGCGCAGAAGATGATCGTGAGGATGGCCGCCGACGAACGTCACGCCCATCTGCTGTTCGACTTCGATCTGAATAAATTTTACGAGGCGCTGGAGTTCCGCGCCCGCTATCTGCTGAACGGTTTCTTCTGGCCAGAGCTGGCGATGTTCTTTAAAAACCCCGAGCGCATCGTTGGCAGCTTCTTTATTCGCCACCACAGCTTCCGAGTGAGGATTGATGATGTTGAACATTACCTTTCAGGCTACGTCGCCTATCATAACTATCTGCGCCAGCCCGCTCATGAACAGGCGGCCGCTGTGAAGGCCTCGGTAGCGGCGAAGGCACAGGCCGCGCGCGGCGGTCCTCGCAAATCCGGTGAGCCGCGCGTGCTGTTCCTGTGTGAAAACCTGCGCAACGTCGGTAACGGTATTGAAGTGGCCACGATGCGCCGCGCGCGACTGTTTAAAGAGCATCTCGGCGTGGTCCCTACCATTCTGATTTCGTCATTTAACCCGGCGCTGGAAGATACCGCCGATGCGTTCAGGGCAAGCGGTAAGCTGCCACCAGAAACTCAGGTCATGAGCATTTATCAGTGGCTGTCACCGCTGTGCGACAGTAAAAAACTCGCTCCGCTGGCGGCGATCCCGCAGGGCGTGCTGCTGCGCTCAACGGGGGCGAAAGATGCCCCGCTGCGCGTATTGCAGTATGCGCTGCCGGGGCGCGAAGGCGAACTGAGCTTTGAAGATTATGTCGACAGCCGCCAGCGCATCGTGCTGCGCAAGCACTATACCCAGCGCCAGCAAAGCAGCGTGCTGTCCAGTATTGAAGTCGGACAGCCGAACGGCGAGAAGATCAGCTGGCGCAGCGACGCGGCGTTTGTCGCCGCGATGGCCATTATGTGCCTGGATCCGCGTACCGAATGGCACTTCCTGGTGGATAAAAACCGCCCGTGGAGCGAGTTTATACGCCACGCGCCGCACCTGCACTGCAACGGCACGCTGACCACCCTGTTCCACTCCACTCACCTGTTGGCCGATGGCAGGCTAAAGGCGGGCTATGCGCGCGTACTGGACAGTGAGAAAAGTATCGACCAGCTGATTGTGTTAACCGACGGGCAGCAGCAGGCGCTGCTCAACGACGGGTTCCCCGCGCAGCGGCTGCGCACCATCCCCAATCACATCGATAACCCGCAGGCGGCCAAAAAGCTCACCAAGAAAGCCAGTAAAAATGTGGTGTATATGGCCCGCTATTCCGAGGAAAAGCGCCACGGCCTGCTGCTTCGCGTCTTTGAGAAAGTGCTGGAGGCGGTCCCGGATGCGCAATTGCATACCTGGGGCGTGGGCCCGCTGCGCGCCGGCCTGATCAAACAGGTTCAGGACAAGGGACTGACGCAGAATATCCATATCAACGGCTTCTCCGCCGATGTCGAAGAGATCCACCGCCAGGCCTGCTGCGCGGTGCTGTGCTCCGATCAGGAGGGCTTCTCGCTGTTTGGCCTGGAAGCTCTGGCCTACAGTACGCCGCTGGTCAGCTTTAACGTTGATTACGGCCCGCGCGACCTGCTGGGCAACTTCAAGGCCGGCGTACTGGTCGAGGACGGCAATGAGCAGGCGCTGGCGGATACGCTGATCGATCTGCTGGAGCATCCGGGCAAACTGCGCACCATGCGCGGAGCGGCGGCACGCAGCGCTGCGCGCTTCTTTACGCCGGTAGTGGCAGAGAAATGGCAGCAGTGGTGGAATGATATGCGCCAGCTTGCGGCCGATCGTGAACAGCAGGTGCAACCTGCCAGCCAGGAACGCGTTACCACGGGGTGA